In a single window of the Massilia oculi genome:
- the ilvA gene encoding threonine ammonia-lyase, biosynthetic: protein MTTDYLRKILTARVYDVAEQTPLDLAPTLSQRMGNRIYFKREDMQSVFSFKLRGAYNKMANLTPEQLKRGVICASAGNHAQGVALSACRLGCRALIVMPTTTPQVKIDAVKARGGASVEVVLHGDSYTDAYNHALLLEKEQRLTFVHPFDDPDVIAGQGTIGMEILRQLSSPIHAIFVAIGGGGLIAGIGAYVKQIRPDIKIIGVQTLDSDAMARSLKAGQRVTLTDVGLFSDGTAVRLVGEETFRVAQQVVDEIILVDTDAICAAIQDVFQDTRSILEPAGALAVAGAKAYVERSQMNREPIRNETLVAVACGANMNFDRLRFVAERAELGESREAVFAVTVPEQRGSFRRFCALVGPRNVTEFNYRISDESEAHVFVGVQVGNRSESGLLARTFEEHGYKTLDLTYDELAKLHIRHLVGGKSSLAHDELLYRFEFPERPGALMRFLDSMAPNWNISLFHYRNQGGDVGRILVGLQVPQAEMDEFRQFLASLGYRYWDESGNPVYKLFLGA from the coding sequence ATGACTACCGACTACCTGAGAAAAATCCTGACCGCCCGCGTCTACGACGTCGCCGAACAGACGCCGCTCGACCTCGCCCCGACCCTGTCCCAGCGCATGGGCAACCGCATTTACTTCAAGCGCGAGGACATGCAGAGCGTGTTCAGCTTCAAGCTGCGTGGCGCCTACAACAAGATGGCGAACCTGACGCCCGAGCAACTCAAGCGCGGCGTGATCTGCGCCTCGGCCGGCAACCATGCCCAGGGCGTGGCGCTGTCGGCCTGCCGTCTCGGCTGCCGCGCGCTGATCGTGATGCCGACCACGACCCCGCAGGTCAAGATCGACGCGGTCAAGGCACGCGGCGGCGCCAGCGTCGAAGTCGTGCTGCATGGCGACTCGTACACCGACGCCTACAACCACGCGCTGCTGCTGGAAAAAGAGCAACGCCTGACCTTCGTGCACCCCTTCGACGATCCGGACGTGATCGCCGGCCAGGGCACGATCGGCATGGAAATCCTGCGCCAGCTGTCGAGCCCGATCCACGCGATCTTCGTCGCCATCGGCGGCGGCGGCCTGATCGCCGGCATCGGCGCCTACGTCAAGCAGATCCGGCCCGACATCAAGATCATCGGCGTGCAGACCCTGGATTCGGACGCGATGGCGCGCAGCCTGAAGGCCGGCCAGCGCGTGACCCTGACCGACGTCGGCCTGTTCTCGGACGGCACCGCGGTGCGCCTGGTGGGCGAGGAAACCTTCCGCGTCGCCCAGCAGGTGGTCGACGAGATCATCCTGGTCGACACCGACGCCATCTGCGCCGCGATCCAGGACGTGTTCCAGGATACGCGCAGCATCCTCGAGCCGGCCGGCGCGCTGGCGGTGGCCGGCGCCAAGGCCTATGTCGAGCGCTCGCAGATGAACCGCGAACCGATCAGGAACGAGACGCTGGTGGCGGTGGCCTGCGGCGCCAACATGAACTTCGACCGCCTGCGCTTCGTGGCCGAGCGCGCCGAACTGGGCGAATCGCGCGAAGCGGTATTCGCCGTGACCGTGCCCGAGCAGCGCGGCAGCTTCCGCCGTTTCTGCGCGCTGGTCGGCCCGCGCAACGTCACCGAGTTCAATTACCGCATCAGCGATGAAAGCGAGGCCCACGTCTTCGTCGGCGTGCAGGTGGGCAACCGCAGCGAGTCCGGCCTGCTGGCGCGTACCTTCGAGGAACACGGCTACAAGACGCTGGACCTCACCTACGACGAGCTGGCCAAGCTGCACATCCGCCATCTGGTGGGCGGGAAAAGTTCACTTGCGCATGACGAATTGCTGTATCGTTTCGAGTTTCCCGAACGGCCGGGTGCGCTCATGCGCTTCCTGGACAGCATGGCGCCGAACTGGAATATCTCGCTGTTCCACTACCGCAACCAGGGCGGCGACGTGGGCCGCATCCTGGTCGGGCTGCAAGTGCCGCAGGCCGAGATGGATGAGTTCCGGCAATTCCTGGCCTCGCTCGGTTACCGCTACTGGGACGAGAGCGGGAATCCCGTGTACAAGCTATTTTTGGGGGCGTAG
- the queF gene encoding NADPH-dependent 7-cyano-7-deazaguanine reductase QueF (Catalyzes the NADPH-dependent reduction of 7-cyano-7-deazaguanine (preQ0) to 7-aminomethyl-7-deazaguanine (preQ1) in queuosine biosynthesis): MNTPDQSPLGKSSAYQSQYAPELLFPIPRQQKRDELGLSGSLPFFGVDIWNAYELSWLNMRGKPQVAIATVTAPADSPNIIESKSFKLYLNSFNQTRLAGPEALLALLRDDLSNGFGAPVHVTLTSPEEFGAIRMGELEGTLLDRLDIEVDAYSPAPQLLKANHEEAPVEETLVSHLLKSNCLVTGQPDWGTVQIRYVGPQIDQEGLLKYLIGFREHNEFHEQCVERIFMDVLRQCQPSKLAVYARYTRRGGLDINPWRANFTTGKPGNLRGARQ; this comes from the coding sequence ATGAACACTCCTGATCAATCGCCACTTGGCAAATCTTCCGCCTACCAGAGCCAGTACGCCCCCGAGCTGCTGTTCCCGATCCCTCGCCAGCAAAAGCGCGACGAGCTGGGCCTCTCGGGCTCCCTGCCCTTCTTCGGGGTCGATATCTGGAACGCTTATGAACTGTCGTGGCTGAACATGCGCGGCAAGCCGCAGGTCGCGATCGCGACCGTGACGGCGCCCGCCGATTCGCCGAACATCATCGAATCGAAGTCGTTCAAGCTCTACCTGAACTCGTTCAACCAGACCCGCCTCGCCGGTCCCGAAGCCCTGCTGGCCCTGCTGCGCGACGACCTGTCGAACGGCTTCGGCGCGCCGGTCCACGTCACCCTGACCAGCCCGGAAGAATTCGGGGCGATCAGGATGGGCGAACTGGAAGGCACGCTGCTCGACCGCCTCGACATCGAGGTCGACGCTTACTCGCCGGCCCCGCAGCTGCTCAAGGCCAACCACGAGGAAGCGCCGGTGGAAGAAACGCTGGTGTCGCACCTGCTCAAGTCCAATTGCCTGGTCACGGGCCAGCCGGACTGGGGCACGGTGCAGATCCGCTACGTCGGCCCGCAGATCGACCAGGAGGGATTGCTGAAGTACCTGATCGGCTTCCGCGAGCACAACGAATTCCACGAGCAGTGCGTGGAGCGCATCTTCATGGACGTGCTGCGCCAGTGCCAGCCGAGCAAGCTGGCCGTGTATGCGCGCTATACGCGGCGCGGCGGCCTGGACATCAATCCGTGGCGGGCCAATTTCACCACCGGCAAGCCGGGTAATCTGCGTGGCGCGCGCCAGTAA
- a CDS encoding PTS sugar transporter subunit IIA, with amino-acid sequence MTNLSKILSLENVQLDIEVSSKKRAFEQAGLIFENNCGIARSIVSDNLFARERLGSTGLGHGVAVPHGRIKGSKSLKSPLAAFVRLKEPIPFESPDGQPVSLLFFLLIPDHVTQQHLEILSEIAELFSDESVRTALATDPDPKSVHDRIINWQPSLQALG; translated from the coding sequence ATGACGAATCTAAGCAAAATCCTCTCGCTCGAGAACGTCCAACTCGATATCGAAGTGTCGAGCAAGAAACGAGCCTTCGAGCAAGCCGGCCTGATCTTCGAGAACAACTGCGGCATCGCCCGTTCGATCGTGTCGGACAACCTGTTCGCGCGCGAACGCCTGGGCTCGACAGGCCTGGGACACGGCGTCGCCGTCCCGCACGGCCGCATCAAGGGCAGCAAGAGCCTCAAGTCTCCGCTGGCCGCCTTCGTGCGCCTGAAGGAGCCGATTCCCTTCGAGTCGCCCGACGGCCAGCCGGTGAGCCTGCTGTTCTTCCTCTTGATCCCGGATCACGTCACCCAGCAGCACCTCGAGATCCTGTCCGAGATCGCCGAACTGTTCTCCGACGAGTCGGTGCGCACCGCCCTGGCGACCGACCCGGATCCGAAGTCGGTGCATGACCGCATTATCAACTGGCAACCCAGCCTTCAGGCTCTGGGTTAA